One segment of Thermus tengchongensis DNA contains the following:
- a CDS encoding M23 family metallopeptidase: MKPRPDAGFMDPNYPSEMGLHTGVDLNGPFGGDSDYGQPVHAITDGRVEAVLRNVPPMWGNIVVIWHPGPGIWARYAHLKDIYVRRCDVVQAGQVIGTVGKGYDNRLTAHLHLDILIRRPERWDDWPGHDRDRLLAHYTDPWAFLQRQALAGRMEWPERWRV; this comes from the coding sequence ATGAAGCCCCGACCCGACGCGGGGTTCATGGACCCCAACTACCCAAGCGAGATGGGCTTGCACACGGGGGTAGACCTCAACGGGCCTTTTGGGGGGGACTCCGACTACGGGCAACCGGTGCACGCCATTACCGATGGCCGGGTGGAGGCGGTCCTGCGGAACGTGCCTCCCATGTGGGGCAACATCGTAGTGATTTGGCATCCCGGCCCCGGCATCTGGGCGCGATACGCGCACCTGAAGGACATCTACGTCCGGCGCTGCGACGTGGTCCAGGCCGGCCAGGTGATCGGCACGGTGGGGAAGGGGTACGACAACCGCCTAACCGCCCACCTCCACTTGGACATCCTCATCCGGCGTCCGGAGCGTTGGGATGACTGGCCCGGTCACGACCGAGACCGCCTGCTGGCGCACTACACCGACCCGTGGGCCTTTCTCCAGCGCCAGGCCTTGGCAGGCCGGATGGAGTGGCCGGAGCGGTGGAGGGTCTGA
- a CDS encoding AAA family ATPase produces MAGRQTFRILIVGKTGSGKSTLARQVLLRMEGRFRKLVIVNRKTEFSELCEVRFRVREEGDPGPALRRHRRVFFHVTGYDPRPFLDALGAEIMRQRDVLLVVDEAYHFFPRGAVPKGLFEVLTGGREMGHNAIFVTQMLQGLTGGIDPGVRKQASHLVTFRVTEPNDVRAVSEHFPELGERVRTLARPDAGLPPEYGVKDLDREEGGLVLRDPRDPRRRIWVRL; encoded by the coding sequence ATGGCCGGTAGGCAGACCTTCCGCATCCTCATCGTGGGAAAGACGGGCTCGGGGAAGTCCACCCTGGCCCGTCAGGTTTTGCTTCGCATGGAGGGGCGCTTCCGGAAGCTCGTCATCGTCAACCGCAAAACGGAGTTCTCCGAGCTCTGTGAGGTCCGCTTCCGGGTGCGGGAGGAGGGGGACCCTGGCCCCGCCCTCCGGCGTCACCGCAGGGTCTTCTTCCACGTCACGGGCTACGACCCCCGCCCCTTCCTGGACGCCCTGGGGGCGGAGATCATGCGCCAACGGGACGTCCTCCTGGTGGTGGACGAGGCCTACCACTTCTTTCCCCGGGGGGCGGTGCCCAAGGGGCTGTTTGAGGTCCTGACGGGGGGAAGGGAGATGGGCCACAACGCCATCTTCGTGACCCAGATGCTCCAGGGCCTCACCGGGGGGATAGACCCCGGCGTGCGCAAGCAGGCTTCTCACCTGGTGACCTTCCGGGTAACCGAGCCCAACGACGTGCGGGCGGTCTCGGAGCACTTCCCCGAACTCGGGGAGAGGGTCCGCACCCTGGCCCGTCCGGATGCTGGCCTACCCCCGGAGTACGGGGTCAAGGACCTGGACCGGGAGGAGGGGGGCCTGGTCCTGCGGGATCCACGGGACCCCAGGCGTAGGATCTGGGTGCGGCTGTAG